The Xenopus laevis strain J_2021 chromosome 5L, Xenopus_laevis_v10.1, whole genome shotgun sequence genome has a segment encoding these proteins:
- the LOC121393634 gene encoding protein kinase C delta type-like, producing MLASFRPNKQLVAIKILKKQKNDCYSIAKEARVLKISRECAFLCHSYATFQSELEAFFVLEYASGKSLWQMIMREGGLPMSTIMFYTAEMVVALQFLHSKGIIHRDLKPDNILVDKDGHIKICDFGIAEENIFGQRKTYGLAGTPGYRAPEILLKEDYNTAVDWWSFGVTMYEMATDELPYSTSGSILRQRYMILNKTPKYPCYMSEEMLDLLPKLLEIDNTKRIGQNGNIREHPFYSTINWDDLENRRLKTPFQPEMPSADDLDEYPLTFSPHSCNGKNLKDFSEVDPNWNWQE from the exons ATGTTGGCTTCTTTTAGACCAAATAAACAACTGGTGGCAATTAAGATCTTGAAGAAACAGAAGAACGACTGCTATTCCATCGCTAAAGAAGCTCGTGTATTGAAGATCAGCAGAGAATGTGCATTTTTATGCCATTCTTATGCAACTTTTCAGTCAGAG CTTGAAGCCTTCTTTGTCCTGGAGTATGCCAGTGGGAAATCTTTATGGCAAATGATTATGCGTGAAGGAGGTCTGCCAATGTCGACAATCATGTTCTACACAGCAGAGATGGTGGTTGCCCTCCAGTTCCTGCATTCTAAGGGAATCATTCATCG TGATCTGAAGCCGGACAACATATTAGTGGATAAAGACGGCCACATAAAGATCTGCGACTTTGGCATTGCAGAAGAGAACATCTTTGGCCAGAGGAAAACCTACGGCTTAGCAGGAACCCCTGGATATCGGGCACCAGAG atTCTATTAAAGGAAGACTACAATACAGCCGTGGATTGGTGGTCTTTCGGGGTGACAATGTATGAAATGGCCACAGATGAATTGCCATATTCAACATCAGGCAGCATTTTAAGGCAGCGCTATATGATTTTGAACAAAACACCAAAATATCCATGTTATATGAGCGAGGAAATGCTGGACCTCCTGCCTAAG CTTTTGGAGATTGATAACACCAAACGAATTGGACAGAATGGGAACATCAGGGAGCATCCTTTCTACAGCACTATCAACTGGGATGATCTGGAAAATCGAAGACTGAAGACACCTTTTCAGCCAGAAATG CCATCTGCGGACGACTTAGATGAATATCCGCTAACATTCTCCCCTCATAGTTGCAATGGAAAGAATTTGAAAGATTTCTCGGAAGTTGATCCCAACTGGAATTGGCAGGAGTAA